A stretch of Macadamia integrifolia cultivar HAES 741 chromosome 7, SCU_Mint_v3, whole genome shotgun sequence DNA encodes these proteins:
- the LOC122083650 gene encoding uncharacterized protein LOC122083650, translated as MGFDSFEAANGSQMLEVEWDDSSLNPLKNMDIASRHKRSKSYPDKRLKEELRRLKMDMSQGEGHAEPKENQSKLGVQSSLKQEILQLEKRLQDQFVVRGALEKALGYSSSYHDISNDNSMPKPAKELIKEIAVLEMEVVYWEQYLLSLYRKAFDQQISDLCPSTMDERVKSPSFTKKDMFLKISGLDISSERENLAVQSSRFPLNRNTFPKAWKDFSDVQGAKKLLDSGIHLSHSSLCHRSACSTVTPLPMEAWAWKDFNKLDGAKKLLDSGIHRSHSSLCHRSACSTVTPLPTETQALKDFSNVQGAKKLLDSGIHRSHSSLGHRSACSMVTPPMETQAWKDFGDLQGAKKLLYSSIHLSHSSLCHRSACSAVTPLPTKTQDVEGAKKLLDSGIHRSHSSLSHRSACSMTTPPMETQAWKDFIDVQGAKKLLDSGIHRSHSSLCHRSACSTTSPPTETLDRASRALRACHSQPLSLPKNATSNVISLAEHLGTSIADHVPETPNRISEDMIKCMTAIYCKLAEPPLMHDGLSSSPISSLSLGSAFSPRDQNDLWSPRHRKDSPFDALLDNPLYVEGKEFSGPYSTMVEVPRICRDNQKLSESKDMLQNFRSLVCRLEEVDPRKMRHEEKLAFWVNVHNALVMHAFLACGIPQNNMKRVSLLLKAAYNVGGHSISADTIQSFILGCRMPRPGQWFRSFFPTKTKFKAGDYRQAYAIERPEPLLHFGLCSGSHSDPAVRVYTPKRVFQELEAAKEEYIWATYGVRKEQKLILPKIVESYVKDNGLSPSGVVEMIQQCIPESLMKTTIHKSQNGKTSKSIEWVPHNFAFRYLLSKELVK; from the exons ATGGGGTTTGATTCGTTTGAAGCGGCTAATGGCTCGCAAATGCTTGAAGTTGAGTGGGATGATTCTTCTTTGAATCCATTGAAGAACATGGATATAGCTTCACGACACAAGCGCTCTAAGAG TTATCCTGATAAGAGACTCAAGGAAGAACTGCGTCGTCTAAAAATG GACATGAGCCAAGGGGAGGGCCATGCTGAACCCAAGGAGAACCAATCTAAGTTGGGAGTACAGAGCTCTTTGAAGCAAGAG ATTTTACAGCTTGAGAAGCGATTACAGGATCAATTTGTGGTACGGGGTGCATTGGAAAAGGCATTGGGCTATAGTTCTTCCTACCATGATATTTCAAATGACAACTCAATGCCAAAG CCTGCCAAGGAATTGATCAAGGAAATTGCAGTGTTAGAGATGGAAGTTGTGTATTGGGAGCAATATCTTCTCTCGCTGTACCGTAAAGCTTTTGACCAGCAAATTTCTGACTTATGTCCATCTACCATGGATGAAAGGGTGAAATCACCTTCATTCACAAAAAAAGATATGTTCCTGAAAATTTCTGGACTTGATATATCatcagagagagaaaatttagctGTTCAATCATCTCGCTTTCCATTGAATCGGAATACATTTCCCAAGGCATGGAAGGATTTCAGTGATGTACAGGGTGCCAAAAAACTATTAGATTCTGGCATTCACCTCAGCCATTCTTCATTGTGTCATCGTTCAGCTTGTTCAACTGTAACTCCTCTACCAATGGAAGCTTGGGCATGGAAGGATTTTAACAAATTAGATGGTGCCAAAAAGCTATTAGATTCTGGCATTCACCGCAGCCATTCTTCATTGTGTCATCGTTCAGCTTGTTCAACTGTAACTCCTCTACCAACGGAAACTCAGGCATTGAAGGATTTCAGCAATGTACAGGGTGCCAAAAAGCTATTAGATTCTGGCATCCACCGCAGTCATTCTTCATTGGGTCATCGTTCAGCTTGTTCAATGGTAACTCCACCAATGGAAACTCAGGCATGGAAGGATTTCGGTGATTTACAAGGTGCCAAAAAGCTATTATATTCTAGCATTCACCTCAGCCATTCTTCACTGTGTCATCGTTCAGCTTGTTCAGCTGTAACTCCTCTACCAACGAAAACTCAGGATGTAGAGGGTGCCAAAAAGCTATTAGATTCTGGCATTCACCGCAGTCATTCTTCATTGAGTCATCGTTCAGCTTGTTCAATGACAACTCCACCAATGGAAACTCAGGCATGGAAGGATTTCATTGATGTACAGGGTGCCAAAAAGCTATTAGATTCTGGCATTCACCGCAGCCATTCTTCATTATGTCATCGTTCAGCTTGTTCAACTACATCTCCACCAACTGAAACTCTAGATAGAGCTTCTAGAGCTTTACGAGCTTGCCATTCTCAACCCTTGTCTCTGCCGAAG AATGCCACTTCAAATGTAATCAGTTTGGCAGAACATCTTGGTACTAGTATAGCTGATCATGTTCCTGAGACACCTAATAGGATTTCAGAGGATATGATTAAGTGCATGACAGCTATATATTGCAAGCTTGCAGAACCCCCTCTGATGCATGATGGCCTTTCATCTTCTCCTATCTCATCCTTGTCATTAGGTAGTGCTTTTTCTCCACGGGATCAGAATGATTTGTGGAGCCCTCGGCACAGGAAAGATTCTCCTTTTGATGCATTGCTAGATAATCCTTTATATGTGGAAGGGAAAGAGTTTAGTGGACCTTACAGCACAATGGTAGAGGTACCAAGGATTTGTAGGGATAATCAGAAACTGAGTGAGAGTAAAGACATGCTACAAAATTTTAG GTCACTTGTTTGTCGATTGGAAGAAGTTGATCCTAGAAAGATGAGGCACGAAGAGAAGCTTGCTTTCTGGGTCAATGTACATAATGCTTTGGTGATGCAT GCATTTTTGGCTTGTGGAATTCCTCAAAATAATATGAAAAGAGTTTCTTTACTCCTTAAG GCTGCATACAACGTGGGAGGTCACTCCATTAGTGCAGACACGATACAGAGTTTTATTCTGGGATGCCGTATGCCTCGTCCTGGGCAG tggTTTCGTTCGTTTTTTCCTACGAAGACAAAATTCAAGGCTGGAGATTATCGGCAAGCATATGCAATTGAACGACCAGAACCACTTTTACATTTTGGTCTTTGTTCAGGAAGCCATTCTGATCCTGCG GTGCGTGTATACACTCCCAAGAGAGTGTTCCAAGAGCTTGAAGCTGCAAAAGAGGAGTACATTTGGGCTACCTATGGGGTACGCAAGGAACAGAAGCTCATTTTACCGAAAATTGTAGAGTCTTATGTAAAAGATAATGGATTGAGTCCTTCTGGTGTAGTGGAGATGATCCAACAGTGTATACCCGAGAGTCTGATGAAGACCACCATTCACAAGAGTCAGAACGGGAAAACCAGCAAGAGCATTGAATGGGTACCTCACAACTTTGCGTTCCGGTACCTATTATCCAAAGAACTTGTGAAATGA